ctgaaccacacacgaacagcgacagctgcgagacatggcgggAAAAAAGCCGATAAACGTGCAACGGTAGTTAccactgctagcacggaaggcgaaaaactgaccgtataatgccagaaaaaaagttgtgcggttttggccgttatcagcacagccgacgacgagcgctggccgcgccgccgatagctgaaggcgagagagaaacgacaaagttgggagagggttgacaagaaaaaaaaagaaaagcgattttggttccgcatccatctcatggatggcgctgcaattcgcgtggacaaaaaaccagcggagtttccggggcctagCTCAGCGATCAGTCATCGTTCATCACCACCACGCTGCGCGTCGTATCTGGGACGGGGGTTCCTCGGCCCCTCCCCTTTCGTTCACGGTCCGGGGCTGAtcgtgacatatatatatatattgtaatgaagaaaaagacgctcctaggctcgggcgctcggactgcgggcgcgctcagagaaagagaagacgacgaggcagagaatagaacagccggcccaggaacgggtgctgtgtctttgtgtctcttctttacaatggcgcagccgactaCAACGGCCCTGACTTTCCGgccttaagtgtttcctcgcacggttcttcaGCGTGCCCGGTCCCTCCTGCgcaggaacgccgtacacgcttcctcagctatggagccggccaccctaccaccgtcgcagcacccaccgcaccacccggggacggcgtccaagcctcctcatTGGCTCTTGGACAGGACTCTACCGGtgatctcgtccaagccatcgccaagctgaatcaccagctcacgcttttgacgaacaccttcgcatccgtcggtggttgcgccgttgcacgtcacactgagacagcgcttcggccccaccgtcttggacctgtcctgcctgggaacgccgtacacgcttcccttggcgagaatatcatcgtgagcactacttcgactcctcagccacccaGGTATGCCGTCcatgcttccttggtggtagaaccggctgccgcgactaccacaacgaccgcactgtccgtggacaccggcactggttcctcgggcagctggacaagTAGCCTGGCTGATTTGAgccgctgcgacttccagcagccggcttacgtaaaaataccgccttttcgcggctttgaagatgacgtcaccctttgggttcacaccatcaatgccttgggtgatcggcatgcttggccagaccacaaaagatggctggttgcagccaaacgacttttcggtgccgcaaaggcatggGACACCTACGAAGGTATCAAACAGCGGTCCTGGCCTGAGTGGAGTGCGGCTctaatagctgctttcggccagctaccttctgcctgcggTGAGCCCGACCAGCGAAGTTCGGCGCACGGTGCTCCGGCGAGCTACTGCTTCGATGCTGCGGCAGGTGTGTCCAGCAACGCGTCGACAGAGTGGTCCGCAGTCTGcctcgccgcagacgccggctcaCCGGGGGTCGCCGTCTGCTTTACCCCAGACGACGAGAAGCGCATGATGACCACCGCTTTCGCTAGTATCCCGCTTCCGATAAAGCCATCTGGTGGCCGCCCGCTCCCTTATACCTGTGCTGCCCCTACATTCCCGAGCATCAGttgcggctcgtcgtcgtcgaagatcgcaACTGAGAACCAATGGTttcgcagcagcggcggcgggtCCAGACCTCAGCCGCCACCGCATCGGTCACAGGCCTCTCGTTTGAACAGCTCCTCGTCGGCGTCCTCCGCCATCCATGGTGGGCCCGGCGGCGAGGCTTACAAGACAGCCGATGAAGGTGCAGACGAGATGAcccgccagcccgtctacgagaCGATGTTAGACACACGTGtcaagcagcgagaacccgaccaggggCCGGACCGACCGGCCCAGAGTCCCGCAATCACCCTCCTCgggccgcagcagcagccgcgtgcagGTCCATCCCACCCGgtgccgccatcgccctcgcccccGGGAGTGTCAACCACACCAGGCCACAAGGGAGGCACCACAAGACAGCCCCCACCGCAGGACGCCCGCCGCCCCAAGCGAtcaccgcaccaggggagcagcCGCAGCGCCCCGGTATCCTCCAGTACCCAGCAGCAACCAGTCTCAACACCCcatggttccagcagcagtggcggtggcaatcCCTCAGCACCGACTCCCGCCACCAGAGATCACGACCCGGTGTTCAGGCAAGCGTCAGCGGCCATTGACCAGAGACATCCACCACCATGGTCGCCCACCTCCGGGAACGCCCCCGCCGGGGCCGTCGCCGTCAAGCGCAGCATCCACGCAGGTGTCAAGGCGCTCCCCCTAGGGTCAGCGCGGCGCCCAAGGCACAGCggccaccgcaacgaagcgccGCCCCAGAAAGGCTCCGACCATGCCCTCAAGCCACCCAGAGCACCACCACTCGCGGACAGCCTCCCAAGCTATCCCTGTGACAGTTCCCGAAAGCCTGAGGAGAAGAGGGGAAGACCGGCAGCACGACCCAAAAAATCAACGGAGCACCCTCCAAGGGAATCTCCCTAACCCCGCCCGATAACAACAACGCTCAGCGGCAAGACAATCGACGGCAAGACGcgcgaccagagcgcaacagtcagtgccgaccccccgaggagctggttgcgcACTGGACGGTCTCAACGACGACTGGTTCCGACGATGACTATGCAGCGATTTTGCAGCATCAGCGCGCCCTGACAACCACCAGAGCTGccttcagcagcgtggccgagtgtaatgaagaaaaagacgcacctaggctcgcgcgctcggactgcgggcgcgctcagagaaagagaagacgacgaggcagagaatagaacagccggcccaggaacgggtgctgtgtctttgtgtctcttctttacaatatatatatatatatatatatatatatatatattgtaagcactattaacgtacttcgtccttttcatttgtacatagccatcatcacctatcctgttcttctacttcttcgcgcatgagctggggcgtttgctttttggaataaaaagcgcttgacagctcggtcggtctcggtcttataaagtggtggaggtacgtcaagaccccgacgtcctctcgcgttcccgtcctccctggagctacgttcctgtcgccgcctgcgcccggttacccctactgtgatggacacttccaaccccggctcttccggcacctctaaccctaccgcacaaacgactccgcctgcggttccctcttggactgtgacgtgccctcaacgcgatccccctgtctttgcgggaggccgcggtgatgacgtcgacgattggatcgacaactacgaccgcgtgagttcttgcaataagtggaccgatacccagaaattgaggcacgtcgcattctatttgaccggtgttgcacagacgtggtatttcaatcatgaatccgacatctcggattggtccacgtttaccgccaagctgcggcaagtcttcgcttcctcgtctagccgtgcagaagtcgccaagcagaagctgggcacgcgcctccaacttccggaagagtcgtacacctcatacatagaggatgtcttggctctgtgccgccgtgcgaaccctagcatgacggaagccgaacgcgtgcgacacatattaaaaggcattgggtctgtcgcgttcaacgccttaatcgtgcaaaatccggcttctgtccaagacatcactgccacgtgtcagcgcctggacgagatgcaatctcttcgtcttcaacatgacagtagcgatcctcaggttccccattcttcagatctccgtgctctcatccgcaccatcatccgcgaggagcttcaaatattagacctgaggcgttcacctactgcctgtgccccaacccccaccttagacttgcgcgaggtcgtaaagcaggagttgacagcgatgactacacccacgacgcatcttgctccggtagcgcgcccctcacctatctacgcggatgttgcttcgctccccacccctaccgtgacct
The DNA window shown above is from Dermacentor silvarum isolate Dsil-2018 chromosome 1, BIME_Dsil_1.4, whole genome shotgun sequence and carries:
- the LOC119448036 gene encoding nascent polypeptide-associated complex subunit alpha, muscle-specific form-like; this encodes MTTAFASIPLPIKPSGGRPLPYTCAAPTFPSISCGSSSSKIATENQWFRSSGGGSRPQPPPHRSQASRLNSSSSASSAIHGGPGGEAYKTADEGADEMTRQPVYETMLDTRVKQREPDQGPDRPAQSPAITLLGPQQQPRAGPSHPVPPSPSPPGVSTTPGHKGGTTRQPPPQDARRPKRSPHQGSSRSAPVSSSTQQQPVSTPHGSSSSGGGNPSAPTPATRDHDPVFRQASAAIDQRHPPPWSPTSGNAPAGAVAVKRSIHAGVKALPLGSARRPRHSGHRNEAPPQKGSDHALKPPRAPPLADSLPSYPCDSSRKPEEKRGRPAARPKKSTEHPPRESP